GCTGGACGGCGATGAAGCACACGGCCTGCAGCGGGGGAAGCACGAGGAAGACGGCGGCGAGGTAGCCGCCGAAGTGGGCCAGCAGCAGACCCGCATCGGCGAACCTGGTCGCGCGCGGGGTGGTGCGGCCGAACAGGGCCCGTACGCCGGCGACGTGCAGGTGGAACCCTTCCAGGAGCAGCATGGGGAAGAACAGCCACGCCTGGTGGCGGGCCAACCGGACGCCCATTCCGCTGCGGGCGCGGGCTTGGTCTTCGGTGAAGGCGATCGCGTTGCCGCCGATATCGGGGTCGCGGTCGACCTGGTTGGGGTGGGCGTGGTGCCGGTTGTGCTTGGAGATCCACCAGTCGTAGCTGAGCCCGACCAGCAGGTTGCCGTGCAGGCGTCCGACCAGGTTGTTGACGCGTTTGGAATCGGATATCTGCTGATGGCCGGCGTCGTGCCCGATGAAGGCGGTCTGGGTGAACATCACCGCGAGGAACGCGGCGATCAGCATCTGCCACCATGACGGGCCGATCAGCGCGAACGCGGCCCATCCGGCGGCCAGCAGGAGCAGGTTCACGCCGATCCTGACCGCGTAGTAGGTCGGCCGCCGGTTCAGCAGCCCGGCGCGCCGCACTTCGCGGGACAACACGGCGTAGTCGCTGCCCCTGCGGGCGGCCGGCGGATC
This sequence is a window from Spinactinospora alkalitolerans. Protein-coding genes within it:
- a CDS encoding fatty acid desaturase, with the translated sequence MPEGTVKWFDPSKGAGFITPDDGTVDVFVHHSASGPGVTGPLQKGQRVLYSVGRGSNGPQADEVRALRADAVTAGAAGRGEKSRRADPPAARRGSDYAVLSREVRRAGLLNRRPTYYAVRIGVNLLLLAAGWAAFALIGPSWWQMLIAAFLAVMFTQTAFIGHDAGHQQISDSKRVNNLVGRLHGNLLVGLSYDWWISKHNRHHAHPNQVDRDPDIGGNAIAFTEDQARARSGMGVRLARHQAWLFFPMLLLEGFHLHVAGVRALFGRTTPRATRFADAGLLLAHFGGYLAAVFLVLPPLQAVCFIAVQQGLFGLYMGCSFAPNHKGMPVFAKDDKVDYLRRQVLTSRNIRGGRLTDLALGGLNYQVEHHLFPSMPRPNLRRVQTLVRAFCAQHGIAYCETGLLTSYAQVLRHLHAVGGPLRPELEY